TGTTCCTCACGGTGTGAAATCCGTCGGCTCTCTCACGGTATATCATCCTCTTAGCTGTGTGAGGAATTGAGTTGCATCTTGGTGACTGATTTCACTCATCGTCGATTGCGGCAATTAATTTCTGCAGGTATGCATTGGATGCGTATATGCTACAGATTAGGAGTTATAGAATCTTTGTTCAAGACGACTAGTTAAATCCTAGATGCACTAATTGCGATCCAggatatactttttttttttaatttcattgaaaatgaaaaaaaaaaagaacgcAGCCCCCAGGCCACGGCAGCATCCCATTTCACTTTAGTTTCAATTTGCAAcccattattttaatttaaatcaagaCAGTGATCGGCATTTTATCAGTAACGATTTGGCATGCATTTTTatcccaattaaaaaattagtacaaTAACACATCATTCGATTTAATAGATTGGAATTGACAAATCATTTACACATTGCCTAAGTaatagaatgttgtttaattgTCTAGTATATGCTGCAGATTCATTTGGTAATTAACACTGCCATAAATTATTCCAtacttatttgtttaattgtctattacaaagttaatagtaagcatgaaataaataaatatatgctGCAAATTCAGCtggtatatattaaatttgtgttcACAATTtgcataattaattagtttagtTTTGTAAGGTTGTgttgaattatttgtattttgttacTTTCATTTTGTCAATgtgaattatttcaattttgtagaaataaataatatggaAAAGGACATCGAAGTTGAAGAGTTGGAGAAAATTGAGGAGGACGATGAGCCAATAATTGGAATGTCATTTGATAGTGATGTcgatttgtttatttacttcAAAGAGTACGGTAAAAGAAAAGGGTTTCCGGTTTTGAGGAGAACTAGTAGAAAGGATAGTGATGGGATTCTTAGAAATGTGACTTTTGCTTGTGGGAGAAGTGGTGAAACAAGAAGCAAATCTGTGAATATTTTAAAGCCCCAACCTAATGCAAAAACATGCTGCAATGCTAGATTGGGAGCTGGTTTAGGGGATGATGGAAAGTGGACAATTCGAAGCTTAAATCTTGAACACAACCATGTGCTGTTAACTCCAACCAAATCCAAGTATTTTCGGTGCAATCGTAGCGTCAATTCATATGCAAAAAAGAAGCTTGATGTAAATGATCGAGCAGGAATCAGATTGtgtaaaaattatcaatcactTGTTATTGAGGCTGGCGGTCATGAAAATGTGACATTCATAGAAAGAGATTGTAGAAATCATGttcagaaagaaagaagattacgGCTTGGAGATGGAGATATTGCTGCTcttcaaaactattttatgAAAGTGCAAGCAGAAGATAATAGGTTTTACTTTAGTATGCAAGTGGATGATGAGGGacgattaaaaaatattttttgggcCGAGCCAAGGAATAGGGAAGCGTACAAGGAGTTTGAAGACGTTGTTACATTTGACACCACGTATCTTACAAATAAGTATGATATGCCATTCGCTCCATTTGTAGGAGTTAATCATCATGGGCATTCTATTTTGTTTGGGTGTGGACTGATTTCACACGAAGAAATTGAGACATTCACGTGGTTATTTCGAACATGGCTATCCTGCATGTTTAATTCAGCTCCCAATGGAATTCATT
This window of the Citrus sinensis cultivar Valencia sweet orange chromosome 8, DVS_A1.0, whole genome shotgun sequence genome carries:
- the LOC127899110 gene encoding protein FAR1-RELATED SEQUENCE 5-like, encoding MEKDIEVEELEKIEEDDEPIIGMSFDSDVDLFIYFKEYGKRKGFPVLRRTSRKDSDGILRNVTFACGRSGETRSKSVNILKPQPNAKTCCNARLGAGLGDDGKWTIRSLNLEHNHVLLTPTKSKYFRCNRSVNSYAKKKLDVNDRAGIRLCKNYQSLVIEAGGHENVTFIERDCRNHVQKERRLRLGDGDIAALQNYFMKVQAEDNRFYFSMQVDDEGRLKNIFWAEPRNREAYKEFEDVVTFDTTYLTNKYDMPFAPFVGVNHHGHSILFGCGLISHEEIETFTWLFRTWLSCMFNSAPNGIHYRSRQDNESCNSECLPQYSTSVVFMAYNEENSREARGL